In a genomic window of Roseiflexus castenholzii DSM 13941:
- a CDS encoding transposase yields the protein MASNSSPIPRGWRSPNARPSAALLALLTEAPLDGRMVSMDAGFLNAAVTQTIVQEHGNCLGGVKGDQAECRRSSMTGSPRRCFSPPDTPPAPLPVALDQIAPPRRKRQPIGFRRELQPRRAPDAQTIEQSRGRLEIRELWVVDAGDVGPSLMTAYGWRQVTQIGGLRRWCRRRHADLWTVEEVTVVSSRQRTPAQFLASIRNHWTIENQVHRPRDGSMQEDRLHGRAIGVILAVCRNVVINLIRRHLPGRYIPTARHAITTDLGIALRWMHLPLRN from the coding sequence ATGGCGTCGAACTCGTCACCCATACCACGGGGATGGCGCTCGCCCAACGCGAGGCCGTCGGCGGCCCTGTTGGCGCTGCTCACGGAAGCGCCCTTGGACGGGCGCATGGTCAGTATGGATGCGGGCTTCCTGAATGCCGCCGTCACCCAAACCATTGTGCAGGAACACGGCAATTGCCTGGGCGGTGTCAAAGGCGATCAGGCTGAGTGCAGGCGCTCCTCGATGACCGGGTCGCCCCGCAGGTGCTTTTCCCCCCCGGACACGCCGCCAGCCCCGTTGCCGGTAGCGCTGGATCAGATTGCGCCACCCCGGCGGAAGCGCCAGCCGATCGGGTTCCGTCGTGAACTCCAACCCCGCCGGGCGCCGGATGCGCAGACGATCGAGCAATCGCGGGGGCGATTGGAGATCCGCGAGCTCTGGGTCGTGGATGCGGGAGACGTGGGGCCGTCTCTCATGACCGCATATGGGTGGCGGCAGGTCACACAGATTGGCGGGCTCCGACGCTGGTGTCGGCGGCGGCATGCGGACCTGTGGACGGTAGAGGAAGTGACGGTCGTCAGTAGTCGCCAACGCACGCCCGCACAGTTCCTGGCGAGCATCCGCAACCACTGGACGATCGAAAATCAAGTCCACCGACCACGGGATGGCAGCATGCAGGAAGATCGCTTGCACGGACGGGCCATTGGGGTCATCCTCGCCGTGTGCCGGAATGTGGTGATCAATCTCATCCGGCGACATCTTCCGGGTCGCTACATCCCAACCGCGCGCCACGCCATCACCACCGACCTCGGCATCGCATTACGCTGGATGCATCTTCCATTAAGGAACTGA
- a CDS encoding metal-sulfur cluster assembly factor — translation MVEAVTADSSATQFPVSVDDVMTVLRRCYDPCCQERQVSVVDMGLIEQVRVSGRQIDIDIVLTTGWCPFSLHLLQMMEEEVKRIQGVEAVNVQITWNVPWSPERLSATARERLRLPLEQLLPLREARLAREQQFRESDR, via the coding sequence ATGGTCGAAGCCGTGACCGCTGATTCTTCAGCCACACAGTTTCCCGTCTCTGTCGATGACGTAATGACCGTTCTCCGGCGTTGCTACGACCCGTGCTGCCAGGAGCGACAGGTCAGCGTGGTGGACATGGGGCTGATCGAGCAGGTGCGGGTGTCGGGCAGGCAGATTGATATCGATATCGTCCTGACCACCGGTTGGTGCCCCTTTTCCCTCCACCTCTTGCAGATGATGGAAGAAGAAGTCAAACGCATCCAGGGAGTCGAGGCGGTTAACGTCCAGATTACCTGGAATGTCCCCTGGTCTCCAGAGCGCCTGTCGGCAACGGCGCGCGAGCGGTTGCGTCTTCCGCTCGAGCAACTCCTCCCGTTGCGCGAAGCGCGCCTGGCGCGTGAGCAGCAGTTTCGTGAGTCGGACCGGTAG
- a CDS encoding amidohydrolase family protein, whose translation MIDDAFVFDGVCHVFNFDRSNAFGKPGEMFIEHLYAFHQVLNAPGEKTLTREEYMREWTVDEIARMVFDESPTDMIVAQPLPLTDLFKDGLSSWEKCAAMARKYPDRAIFWGSINPLEGKKALDLMEIQVKEYGARAFKLYNVRYDYGQPFPWRMDDPRVAFPVFEKALELGVNLIGVHKGVPLGPQPVEHTQAWDMDGAAANFPEINFVIFHVGLPFIDEICWQLVRYPNLYASIAATVNFVVRSPRVFAETMAKLLFWCGEDKIIYGGETPIWHPRGALKAFWGFELPEDIVQGYGCGQLTKEAKKKILGLNLARLHGIDVEEKKRSLGVAA comes from the coding sequence ATGATTGACGATGCATTCGTCTTCGATGGCGTCTGTCACGTCTTCAACTTCGACAGGTCGAACGCCTTCGGAAAACCGGGGGAAATGTTCATCGAGCATCTGTATGCCTTTCATCAGGTGCTCAACGCTCCCGGCGAGAAGACGCTCACGCGCGAAGAGTATATGCGCGAATGGACGGTCGACGAGATCGCGCGCATGGTCTTTGATGAAAGTCCCACCGATATGATCGTTGCGCAACCGCTGCCGCTCACCGATCTGTTCAAAGATGGGTTGTCGAGCTGGGAAAAGTGCGCCGCTATGGCGCGCAAATACCCGGATCGGGCGATCTTCTGGGGGTCGATCAATCCGCTCGAAGGGAAGAAGGCGCTCGATCTGATGGAGATTCAGGTCAAAGAGTATGGCGCCAGGGCGTTCAAACTTTACAATGTGCGCTATGACTATGGACAACCGTTCCCGTGGCGGATGGACGACCCACGGGTTGCGTTTCCGGTTTTCGAGAAGGCGCTGGAACTGGGTGTGAATCTGATCGGCGTCCACAAAGGCGTACCGCTCGGTCCGCAGCCGGTCGAGCACACCCAGGCGTGGGATATGGACGGTGCAGCCGCCAACTTCCCCGAGATCAATTTCGTCATTTTTCACGTTGGGCTGCCGTTCATCGACGAGATCTGCTGGCAACTGGTGCGCTACCCGAACCTCTACGCCTCGATTGCAGCAACGGTCAATTTCGTTGTGCGTTCGCCGCGCGTCTTTGCCGAAACCATGGCGAAACTCCTCTTCTGGTGCGGCGAAGACAAGATCATCTATGGTGGCGAGACGCCAATCTGGCATCCACGCGGCGCGCTGAAGGCGTTCTGGGGGTTTGAGCTGCCGGAGGATATTGTTCAGGGCTATGGATGCGGTCAGCTGACGAAGGAAGCCAAGAAGAAAATCCTGGGCTTGAACCTGGCGCGACTCCATGGCATCGATGTTGAAGAGAAGAAGCGCAGCCTGGGAGTGGCGGCGTAG
- a CDS encoding thiamine-binding protein, with protein MPPITVSFEVLPGGLPDKAATYAAVDAAIAVVAASGLPYRVGPMETTIEGEYDAIMAVIKQAQEAVLHAGATRVFTLIKVDYDPCGSTIAEKLAKYAE; from the coding sequence ATGCCGCCGATAACCGTCAGTTTTGAGGTGCTACCGGGAGGATTGCCGGACAAAGCCGCAACCTACGCCGCCGTCGATGCTGCCATCGCTGTGGTCGCCGCAAGCGGTCTGCCCTATCGCGTTGGTCCGATGGAAACGACGATCGAGGGGGAGTACGATGCCATAATGGCCGTGATCAAACAGGCGCAGGAAGCAGTGCTCCACGCGGGAGCGACTCGGGTCTTTACGCTGATCAAGGTCGATTATGACCCGTGCGGGTCTACGATTGCCGAAAAGTTGGCGAAGTATGCGGAGTGA
- a CDS encoding ABC transporter permease → MRQRVAQFLPPVALLGALVGAWELLVWQLALPVWLLPTPSRILSTLMSNLPVLGEHVAATLSVTFPGFGLALVSGFALGVLIDASPLLRRALYPLLVTSQTIPIVAIAPLLVVGFGFGMLPKVLVVALVTFFPIVVNTADGLQAADRDQRRLLEAMGANYWQLLRLLRLPAALPSIFTGIKVAVTYSIIGAVLAEWIGASAGLGVYIARSLRAFRTDQVFVAALTTSLLTIGLFALVTLLERWIISWRDEL, encoded by the coding sequence GTGCGGCAGCGCGTTGCGCAGTTCCTTCCGCCTGTTGCGCTCTTGGGCGCACTCGTCGGAGCGTGGGAACTCCTGGTGTGGCAATTGGCGCTGCCGGTGTGGCTCCTGCCGACGCCGTCGCGCATTCTGTCCACCCTGATGAGCAACCTGCCCGTGCTGGGCGAGCACGTTGCGGCAACTCTCTCGGTGACCTTCCCTGGTTTTGGTCTGGCATTAGTGAGCGGTTTCGCGTTGGGCGTGCTGATCGATGCGTCGCCGCTTCTGCGGCGCGCCCTCTATCCGTTACTGGTCACGTCGCAGACGATCCCGATCGTGGCGATTGCGCCACTGCTCGTTGTTGGGTTCGGGTTTGGCATGCTGCCCAAGGTGCTGGTCGTTGCGCTGGTAACGTTCTTCCCTATCGTGGTCAACACCGCCGACGGGCTTCAGGCGGCAGACCGCGACCAGCGCCGGTTGTTGGAGGCGATGGGGGCGAATTACTGGCAATTGCTGCGCCTGCTGCGGTTGCCGGCCGCGCTCCCTTCGATCTTTACCGGTATTAAGGTTGCCGTCACCTACAGCATCATTGGCGCGGTTCTGGCTGAATGGATCGGCGCCAGCGCCGGGCTTGGCGTCTACATCGCGCGTTCGCTGCGCGCCTTTCGCACCGATCAGGTCTTTGTAGCGGCGCTGACGACCTCGCTGCTGACAATCGGATTGTTTGCGCTCGTGACGTTGCTGGAGCGCTGGATCATCTCCTGGAGGGACGAACTATGA